One genomic segment of bacterium includes these proteins:
- a CDS encoding bifunctional DNA primase/helicase, producing the protein MTMNPLSMAAAKWFEQRGISLDLVARLGVFTGLRRQNGDESEVVPDANGNIIVFPYVDGGRMVGAKY; encoded by the coding sequence ATGACGATGAACCCACTCAGCATGGCGGCGGCCAAATGGTTTGAGCAACGCGGGATAAGTCTTGATCTTGTGGCGAGGCTCGGAGTCTTCACCGGGCTGCGGCGGCAGAATGGCGATGAAAGCGAAGTCGTGCCAGACGCGAACGGGAACATAATCGTTTTCCCGTATGTCGATGGCGGGCGCATGGTCGGGGCAAAATAT